One Gemmatimonadaceae bacterium genomic window, GCAGTCCGTTCCGCCGAACGGCAACGCTTCCGTCATCCGCACGACGTCATCCAACCGCTGCCGCGGCGAGATCACGACAGGCGTTAGGCCAGTATTGTAGCCAAATGCCGAGTGCAGCGAGGGATACTGACCATTCGTAAATGCGACAACCAGATGATTTGGCTCGTTCGCCGCCGTCACGAGTGCCATCGCCGCCGAGGCCGCGCGACACGACAGAAACGGCATCCCGTGCACCGGTGTCACCATCGAGCCCGAAACGTCCAGCGCAAGCATGACGCGCTTGCCTGTCGACGTCGCGTTCTCGAAGGCCAGGTAAAAGGCGCCATCCAGCACGTCCACCACCTGGCTCACCGGACTCCAGATCCCAGTGCCGCGTCCCCCGTGCCCGCCTGCATACGTCTTGAGCGCGGCAAGCAGCGACAGCGGATGCACGCGCGCCCGGCGGATCGCGGTGCGCTCGCTCAGCCGCGCCACGACCATCCGTACGGCATCGCTGCCCGGCACGAGCAATCCAACTTTGCTCATGACGCCGAGGTTCCGCACGAGAGCGGTGAGGGGCATCCGGTCCAGCAATGCCTCCCACACGACGGCGTGCCGGAGCAGCTCCGTCGGCACCATTTCGCGCGTCAACCGATAGATCCGGATGACTCGCGCCGCGTCGTTAGGTGCCATGTGACGCAACGCCTGCACCGCCTCGATCCGCTCCATGAACTCGAGGTCGGCGCCGCCCTTGAGCTGGATTACCCCCTCCCATCCCTTCACCGCGTAGCGGAAGAGCAGCTCGTGCGTCACCGTTAGAGCCTTCGGGTGGGCAAGACGCAGCGCGTCGCGATGCGCCCACCCGTCCCGCGTCTGGTACTTCAACAGCTGATACGCGAGGTCCGACGGCGCTTGACGAGTATACCAGCGCGCCACGGCGTTCCGTACGCCACGTCCCCAACCACGGAACGCCTTGACGTACTCGAGCCAGTGGAACAAGTGCATTCCCGTCCGTGCAACTGCGGGCAACGCGGTGAGCGCGAGCGCACGCGTGACGTCGTTACCAAGTCCAGCCGCCATCGCGAGGACGAACAACGCCGGATCGTTCTTCGGCGCGCGTCCCAACTGACTGATCTCGACCACACGGCTCACGACGCGCGGACCATTCTCGGCAATGCACTCGACGACGCCGCGCGCATTCTCCTGTGTGAGCGCGCGCTCGGCGATGTAATACGTGCCGCCCTCGGTACCGAGAATCAGGAACCGGTCGAGTCGCGCCCACTTGTCGACGGCCCACGCGTATCCGCCGGCCGAGTTGGGGACCTGGGCGCTATTGGGAATCGGTTCCGCCTGCGGCGTCACGAGACGCCGGAGGCGAGTCGCGAAGTGCTTGGAAAGATGCTGCATGAGGCGCCTCCGTTGGTTGATGGTTGAATTGGAAGAGGAGTTAGGGGCGTGGGGCTAGGGCGCCTAACGGGCGCCGATTTGGCGGACCCTAGCTTCTATTCCCCAGCCCTAATTCCTCTGCTTGACGTCGCCGTCGATTCACCTGGTAGGATTCGAACCTACGACCTCCCGATTATCAGTCGATAATCCTCACGAATCGGCCCGCCAGAGCGGACAAGTATTGAGCGAGGCATGGCGCTCTAGCCTCTGAGCTACAGGTGCATCGTCGGACGTGTCGTGCTCACAAGCGGATAAGTATTCGCGCTTGGTTGCCCTAACGACTGGGCTATCTCGATGAGAGGTTGATAACCGATAACCAAGCAGCCTCGACCCGCGATTGAGCACATATGTGCCAGTTCTTGCTGCCAGCCGGCGAATGCGCGTGCTTCGCTCCGGGAGTCGCGTTCCTGAGCTCGACGACACGCACCACCGGCTGGCAGTTTAGATCATGTGGAACAGCAAATTGCTTTCGTTCCCCGGACCATCACTTGTCAAACAGCGTCGAACACATGCAAAACGCCCCACCTGCGCTCAGTGCAGGTGGGGCGAGAGCTCTCGTTCCCCGATCCGGTTCGGATACGCAGCGCTTACTGAGCGCGCCCTCCTTTGCCGGAACCTGCACCGATTTGGCACTCGAGCTCGTCGCCGTACGTGACGGCGCCGATGCGCGACGGACTACGGTCGCTAAACGCGACCATCGTCGCGCCGCGCTGCCACAGTTCCGTTGGTGAGTGTTTGAGCTCGGGTGAAATCATGTTCGTTTGGTTGATCCTATTCTCCGAAAAAAGGAAAGTCGCGTCCGATGATCCGCCCGGCGCACAACGCGCTTCGGGGCTGAGTGGCCACCACCGATCGCTCGGCGGTGAGTACTCGGGAACATCGGGACGCGACTCCCAGGGGAACCGAGTCTATTCGTGTTTGGTGGGTCTGTCAAGGCCAACGTAAATCGGAGCGGACGCGCTCAACGGATGCCCACTTGTCCCTTCACCGACGCAATCAACTTCGCCGAGTCGTAACCGACACCATCCTTGAACACCGTTGTCACCTTCCGAATCGTCGACGGATCAGCCGCGAGATCACCATTCAGCACAACGAGATCCGCCGCCTTCCCCGTCTCGAGCGAACCGGTCTTTCCGTACACGCCGAGGATCTTTGCACCATTCGCGGACATGATCTGCACCGCCTGTGCCGGCGTGAACCCCGCCTCGATGAACAATTCGTAATTCCGCTGATCACCAAATCCAGGTAGTGCGCCACCAAATCCCGTCGGATCGACGCCGGCCGCGAGCATTCCACCCGCGTCCACGAACTCTTTTTCGAAGGCCATCTGATTCTTCAGCATCTCCGACGTGAACGTCCACGTCGACGACGTATCGATGAACGAGCGAACGTTGAGATACGCAGTCTTCACTTCCGGCGCCATCGCGTCCAGCGTACGCTCGTCGCTCACCGGCCTATTCTTGAAGAAGGGCTCGAACACCGCGAGCGTCGACGTCATCGGCACTTTGTGGTCGACCATCTTCTTGATCGTTAGGTGCGCCGTCTCACCCGAGGCGTTTGCCATGCCAACGCGAGTCATGCTGTTCGCCGGACACATGTCCGGCTTTTTCTGCGGATCGAAATCCGTATTGGTCATGAAGCCGTGCTCGAGGTTGTCGATCCCGAGGTCGACCGCTTCCTGAAAAGACACCGAGCAGAGATGCCCGGTGACTTTGAGGCCGCGCTTGTGTGCTTCGTCGATCGCCGCTTTGAGATCGGCGCGCTTGATGTCGGTGTATGCCTTGATCCACGTCGCGCCTTCCTGCGCCCAGTAGGAGACGAACCGTCGCGCCGCCTCCGGCGACGCGACGACCGCCATGCCGCCCCCGCCGTTCGCGCCAGTGATGTACGGCGCGGTGAGGACGATGTGCGGGCCGGGAATCTGTCCCACGTCAACGGCGTGCTTGGTATCGATGTCGGCGTATGGCGCCAGGGAGCCCGTTGTGCGGATCGTCGTCACGCCGGAACCGAGATACAATCGCGGTCCGCTGTAGCCTAACGACACCTCACGACCGCCGGCCGCGGTGTAGAAGAGATGATCGTGCATTCCGATCAGCCCCGGGATGACCGTCTGGCCGGAGAGATCGATCGTGCGCGCACCTTGCGGCACCGTCACACTCGACGCGGCGCCGACCGCGGCGATCTTCTCGCCGCGAATGACGATCGTCTGATGCGGCTTCGCCGCGGCGCCCGTCCCATCGATGACGGTGACGTTCGTCAGCGCGACGACCGGTTCGCTCACCGTCACGAAGTCTCGAGTCGTCTTCGACATCGAGCTCACTGACTGGGCCGCGCTGTTGGTAGCGAGCAAGGCAACCGCGATCACCGAGAGTGCTCTCTTCATGTGTTGCCCCCTTAAAGGTTGGTTGTCAGTTCACCGTAAATCCCATCATCATGCCCGCCGACAGATGCTCGGCGATGTGACAGTGTAGCATCCACCGGCCGGGGTTCGATAGATCCACGAGCAGGTCGACCGTCGATCCCGCAGGAATGAGCGCCGTGTCCTTCCACACGAGATCATCGTTACGCACTCCGTTCACCGCAAGCACGAGGAATCGTTGCCCGTGGAGATGGATCGGGTGCTGCATCGCGTGCATCGACCGGCGTTCGTTCGCGAGGTGCAGCTTGACCACGTCGCCGCGATGAAAGGTCCAATCGATGTCCATGTTCTCCTTGCCCGTGTCGGGATCGCGCAGCACCCACCGGACCTCGTCGCTACTCGACGCCCAATTCATCGTCGGCATCGTTCCCGTCCACTCGACGGGGACGAAGTATGCCGAATCGAGCAGCATCAGCTGACGGCTCACGAACGGCAGGTCGTGCGCTTCGATCGTGAGCAGGAGAGAATGATCCACCGGTTTGTCGAAGTAGCGTCGGTATCGCGCGATGTCGGCCGTTGCCGCAGTGTCCGTTCGCAGCTGCCGGAATGCCGCGGCGAGATCGGGCTTCGCCGGCACCTTCTCGACGTGGATCACGCCGAGCGTGTCGGTCTCGTAGAAGAACTTGCTGAAGAGGTGATCGAGTCCCTGGACCCGGTTCACCAGTGCGACGTCGCCGGTTTTGTCGAAACGCACGTGAACGATGTATCGCTCCGCCGGCGCGATGACGACGCTCTCCACCCACTGCTCGTGCTCGTAGTTCCCGGCGTCACTGCCAACGAGTTTCATCTTCGCGCCGGGAAACGACAGATTGAGCGTTCGCGTATTCGAGACGTTCGTGAACAGAAAGCGAACCACTTCGCCGCACTTCGCGGCCATTCGCCAATCCGGCTCGCCATTCACGAGAAACAGACTCCCGAAGCGGCCCATGAAGGCGTGTGTCGTCTGATCCTTGCCGAAGGGAACCAGCTGACCATCCTCTCCGACGAGAAGGTCGTCGAGAATTAGTGTTTCCTCACGATTCGCCGGCCCGAAGTAGTCTCGCCGCGGCGAGTGCACGAACAAATTGCCGTAGAGGCCGAGCTCCTGCTGCGTGTCCTCGCGGACGTGAGGATGGTACCAGTAGATGCCGGCGTCGGGAAAATGCACGTGGTACGTGAAGTGTCCGCCGGGCGGCACGGCCTCCTGGGTGAATCTCGGTACGCCATCGAAGCGATTGTCGAGACGGACCCCATGCCAATGAATCGACGTCGGCTGGTCGAGCGCGTTCTCGAGCTGCACGACAACGGTGGCCGCCTGCGGCACCGAGATCAACGGACCTGGATACTGGCCATTGAAGCCGAACATCGTCACGCGATGTCCCTTGAGGGTGCGGGTCACCATGCCAGCCGTTAGGCGGAGTGTATCCCCATCGGCAAGACGAACCACCTGGTACGGGCGCGCCTCGGTAGGGGCGGCGCCGCCCGCCCCCCGGGGAAGGTACGGCGCGACAGTCGGCCTGAGCGCCATCTCGCCAGGGAGCATCGTGAGATTGGGAGGCATCGGTACGGTCGTCCAGCGTACCGAGTCGCCGGCCGATTGCATGCTCACCTCGTGGTTCATGTGCTCCATCGGCTCGCTGTCCTTGCCGGCTGGCACGGCCGCGGCACCAATCGCGAAGCGCATGAGATCGGGCGGCTGAAGACGCGAGCTCGGTGATTCACCGCGAAGCACGATGCGTCCTCCAGGTTCTTTGACCATCGCCGAGCGCTCGGCCGTGACGAGCACGACGAATTTGTCGAGCGCAATCTCCGGCAGCTTCGTGTCGCCATTCTTGACCGCGCCGAGCCTAACGACCGGGTACATGACGGGCGTGGCGAGCCAGGCGACGTACGTCGTGTATCGCCCAAGGCTCGACGGCTCGGGCAGGCCGGCGATCCGAATCGTTG contains:
- a CDS encoding amidohydrolase family protein gives rise to the protein MKRALSVIAVALLATNSAAQSVSSMSKTTRDFVTVSEPVVALTNVTVIDGTGAAAKPHQTIVIRGEKIAAVGAASSVTVPQGARTIDLSGQTVIPGLIGMHDHLFYTAAGGREVSLGYSGPRLYLGSGVTTIRTTGSLAPYADIDTKHAVDVGQIPGPHIVLTAPYITGANGGGGMAVVASPEAARRFVSYWAQEGATWIKAYTDIKRADLKAAIDEAHKRGLKVTGHLCSVSFQEAVDLGIDNLEHGFMTNTDFDPQKKPDMCPANSMTRVGMANASGETAHLTIKKMVDHKVPMTSTLAVFEPFFKNRPVSDERTLDAMAPEVKTAYLNVRSFIDTSSTWTFTSEMLKNQMAFEKEFVDAGGMLAAGVDPTGFGGALPGFGDQRNYELFIEAGFTPAQAVQIMSANGAKILGVYGKTGSLETGKAADLVVLNGDLAADPSTIRKVTTVFKDGVGYDSAKLIASVKGQVGIR
- a CDS encoding multicopper oxidase family protein, giving the protein MMYASGSAIVAALFGLTFWLAPIGSLSAQRSLCDPAPAGALVPSRDLYCLSLVASPDFVGVSGRVELGRLPGPFTIAVTADGRIRYAATIRIAGLPEPSSLGRYTTYVAWLATPVMYPVVRLGAVKNGDTKLPEIALDKFVVLVTAERSAMVKEPGGRIVLRGESPSSRLQPPDLMRFAIGAAAVPAGKDSEPMEHMNHEVSMQSAGDSVRWTTVPMPPNLTMLPGEMALRPTVAPYLPRGAGGAAPTEARPYQVVRLADGDTLRLTAGMVTRTLKGHRVTMFGFNGQYPGPLISVPQAATVVVQLENALDQPTSIHWHGVRLDNRFDGVPRFTQEAVPPGGHFTYHVHFPDAGIYWYHPHVREDTQQELGLYGNLFVHSPRRDYFGPANREETLILDDLLVGEDGQLVPFGKDQTTHAFMGRFGSLFLVNGEPDWRMAAKCGEVVRFLFTNVSNTRTLNLSFPGAKMKLVGSDAGNYEHEQWVESVVIAPAERYIVHVRFDKTGDVALVNRVQGLDHLFSKFFYETDTLGVIHVEKVPAKPDLAAAFRQLRTDTAATADIARYRRYFDKPVDHSLLLTIEAHDLPFVSRQLMLLDSAYFVPVEWTGTMPTMNWASSSDEVRWVLRDPDTGKENMDIDWTFHRGDVVKLHLANERRSMHAMQHPIHLHGQRFLVLAVNGVRNDDLVWKDTALIPAGSTVDLLVDLSNPGRWMLHCHIAEHLSAGMMMGFTVN
- a CDS encoding TROVE domain-containing protein, coding for MQHLSKHFATRLRRLVTPQAEPIPNSAQVPNSAGGYAWAVDKWARLDRFLILGTEGGTYYIAERALTQENARGVVECIAENGPRVVSRVVEISQLGRAPKNDPALFVLAMAAGLGNDVTRALALTALPAVARTGMHLFHWLEYVKAFRGWGRGVRNAVARWYTRQAPSDLAYQLLKYQTRDGWAHRDALRLAHPKALTVTHELLFRYAVKGWEGVIQLKGGADLEFMERIEAVQALRHMAPNDAARVIRIYRLTREMVPTELLRHAVVWEALLDRMPLTALVRNLGVMSKVGLLVPGSDAVRMVVARLSERTAIRRARVHPLSLLAALKTYAGGHGGRGTGIWSPVSQVVDVLDGAFYLAFENATSTGKRVMLALDVSGSMVTPVHGMPFLSCRAASAAMALVTAANEPNHLVVAFTNGQYPSLHSAFGYNTGLTPVVISPRQRLDDVVRMTEALPFGGTDCALPMVEALKHRWEVDVFVIYTDSETWAGSIHPAQALRDYREQMGIPAKLVVVGMTSNGFSIADPNDSGMLDVVGFDTATPEVIAGFAGATRG